A region from the Cannabis sativa cultivar Pink pepper isolate KNU-18-1 chromosome 9, ASM2916894v1, whole genome shotgun sequence genome encodes:
- the LOC115723486 gene encoding glucan endo-1,3-beta-glucosidase, basic vacuolar isoform, whose translation MATTTMLLLGLFIVAINLGISGAQSVGVCYGMMGNNLPSKSEVVALYKANNINRMRLYDPNHEALNALRGSNIEVILGFPNSDLQKLADPSQATSWVQQNVVNFWPSVRFKYIAVGNEVSPISGNTAWLAQFVLPALVNVFNAVRSAGLQDQIKVSTAIDTTLIGKSFPPSEGAFRGDIRGFIEPIVGHLVWAKTPLLANIYPYFSHRDNPGAISLQYALFTSPNVVVWDKGLGYQNLFDAILDALYSSLEGVWGGSLDVVVSESGWPSAGGFATSDDNARTYLSNLIRHVKKGSPKRPNKPIETYIFAMFNENQKQPELEKHFGVFFPDKRPKYNLNFGGERIWDFSAEHNATLPLVSDM comes from the exons ATGGCTACTACTACAATGCTTCTTTTGGGTTTATTCATAGTTGCAATTAATCTTGGCATTTCAG GTGCACAATCAGTAGGTGTTTGTTATGGAATGATGGGTAATAATTTACCATCAAAATCAGAAGTTGTGGCTCTGTACAAGGCAAACAACATAAACAGAATGAGACTTTATGATCCAAATCATGAAGCTTTAAATGCTCTTAGAGGCTCAAACATAGAGGTAATTCTTGGTTTTCCAAACTCAGATCTTCAAAAGCTTGCAGACCCTTCACAAGCAACATCATGGGTCCAACAAAATGTGGTCAATTTCTGGCCAAGTGTGAGATTCAAGTACATTGCAGTTGGAAATGAAGTGAGTCCAATTAGTGGAAATACAGCTTGGCTTGCTCAGTTTGTTTTACCAGCTTTGGTAAATGTGTTCAATGCAGTTAGATCAGCTGGTCTCCAAGACCAAATTAAGGTCTCCACAGCAATTGACACAACATTAATAGGCAAATCTTTTCCACCATCTGAAGGTGCTTTTAGAGGTGACATTAGAGGTTTTATTGAGCCAATTGTTGGTCATTTGGTTTGGGCTAAAACACCTCTTTTGGCTAATATATATCCTTATTTTAGCCATAGGGATAACCCTGGTGCTATCTCACTCCAATATGCTCTTTTCACTTCTCCAAATGTGGTTGTTTGGGACAAAGGATTGGGATACCAAAATCTCTTTGATGCAATATTAGATGCATTGTACTCTTCTCTTGAAGGTGTTTGGGGTGGCTCATTAGATGTTGTGGTGTCCGAAAGTGGTTGGCCCTCGGCCGGTGGTTTCGCCACCTCGGATGACAATGCAAGGACTTATCTCTCAAATCTTATTAGGCATGTCAAGAAAGGTTCCCCTAAGAGGCCTAACAAGCCTATTGAGACCTATATTTTTGCTATGTTTAATGAGAACCAAAAACAACCAGAGTTGGAGAAGCATTTTGGGGTTTTTTTCCCTGATAAAAGACCAAAATACAACCTCAATTTTGGTGGAGAAAGAATATGGGATTTCTCAGCTGAACATAATGCTACACTCCCTCTTGTGAGTGATATGTAA